AATCTCTCTGATGTACTTCATGTAGGCTGTGCCCCACCCTCTATAGAAGTCTCAGACCAATCAAACCTATTGTTACTTGTCAAGTACTGTTGTAGTAACAATTCAGTTTAAATTCTCTGTCTAATACGCGAGTACATCCGTCTCAGATGCAGGAAAGACTGACAGGTTTATTCTTTCTGTTTCACAAGACTCTTGACTAGCTGTCATTCAAATGAAGggcaaatatatttatattgtttgaATGTCTtctctccatccatctgtcAGGCAACTGAAGCTGAGGGCAAACAGCAACAGTGTTTGAAGTGACACAGAAATCTCAGATTTGTCGTTGCCGTTTTTCTCTTACCTGAGAAGAAGGTGACCCATGTCTTTAAAGGTGTCAGCTGCTGAcgtgttgtttttaaacttttcccTCATTTAAGCTGTTTTAAGGCTCAAAGCTGTGGGCAGAGGCGTGGTGGTCATCCAGGGAACAGAAGCCGAGCGATATCTGGCCATGAGCGACAAGGGGCGATTGTACAGTTCAGTGAGTATCTACAGTGGACCTGATgattgatgtggtaataaatcAGGAACCTACACTGGATTTAATGATGCAGGCATATGTTGATCATTTTATGAGGTTAATAACTAGGGTTGAGCAAGTACTCTGCTGAAACGGGTATCCAGTACATATAATGTACTTTGAGTAccatcagagtaaaatgtgtcagcCTATCTcttttctaataaataataCCTGTAGGAACTTCTGTAAATAGTTATCTTATTATTGTGATCAAATATTGCTCTGAAGCTCgattctgaggctgttctgttAATAGTTCTCCTATAAATATAGCAATCTGATCAACTTATATCAATTTCAGTCATAAATGAACAACTTCTGGTTAGTCCTGCCCATGTCTGGTGTAAGCCCCTCCCACTCTGAATACAGATAATTTAGTTGGTTGAAtggatacagatacagataatggTGTCCTCGCTCATCCCTATTAACCACTCACTAATTTTCAAACTTTTAGCCTTAGACCAAAGTTGCCGCGAGCTGTCGctgcttgttttgtgtttctctctcagcCCACAGTAAATGATGAATGTTACTTCCTGGAGAAGCTGGAGGAGAACCACTACAACACATATCTATCTCAGAAATATCAGGAGGGGAACTGGTACGTGGCTCTGAAAAAGAACGGAAAAGCTAAACTGGGTCCACGGACTCACATCGGACAGAAGGCCATCTTCTTTCTGCCCCGACATCTGTGAGCACACTTGTCCCAACACACACAGCGATACCTCAGCCCAAACGGATGTGAAGCTGCGGAGGGATTTTCTTCTGTTGAAAACACACGTATTTCCCCATATTAGTTCATGACACAGACCAGAAGAAATGAAGAAGTGGTGTGAAAGTGGttgataataattataatcattagGGAAATGACCAGCTGTTTTGATGACGTTTCGTCCAAGTATTACTCTTAATGTGCATGTTGtcatcttgtttttgttcactTACACAACACCCCATTTTATTTGGTAGCAGCTTTTCTTATTGCACGGGAAAAAATTTAAGGAATCATacaagaaaacagaaagtgCGACTGAGCCAAGCAGCagtgatttgatttattgagtCTGAATGAGCGGTTCTCAGACTCAAGGTTCTTTTGAAATGGGGCATTTCAGATGATTTTGTGGGATGAaggaaaaaacattgaaaaataaTATTCTATTGTATTTTCTAATATACTTTATGTAgcattatttgtaaaaaaaaaaaaaaaaaacaaccctctAGTATACTATTagtttgtacattttttgttatCTAAATTGTTTATCATCTTAAAAATAGTTTACAGATGTCAATGACATTTGGTGGAAAGTCAGGCATGAGGCATGTGTGGACAGAGGCAtgaaatcaaatttaaattgAAGGATCATTGTGATCCCTATTGTATTTGACTTGAATGAA
This genomic window from Micropterus dolomieu isolate WLL.071019.BEF.003 ecotype Adirondacks unplaced genomic scaffold, ASM2129224v1 contig_474, whole genome shotgun sequence contains:
- the LOC123964081 gene encoding putative fibroblast growth factor 1, with translation MTDEESFVSEDQTVGDSGLLQDYRRPTRLYCMNGGHHLQILPDGTVQGQRDDGDVHTVLRLKAVGRGVVVIQGTEAERYLAMSDKGRLYSSPTVNDECYFLEKLEENHYNTYLSQKYQEGNWYVALKKNGKAKLGPRTHIGQKAIFFLPRHL